A single region of the Halobacteriovorax sp. JY17 genome encodes:
- a CDS encoding redoxin domain-containing protein, translating into MKKILISFLICVNSFAISPGDIAINFKLQGQDGKMVELYKLPKPVILEWYNEGCPFVRKHYDSNNMQETQKFFKEQTGGTWVSIASSNKGKQGYIESSSVAKSKLREENSKADYLLLDTDGKVGQLFEAKTTPQIVYVGKDNVIKYYGAIDSIPSSSTSDIKSATNYVKETVKSIKANEKVKVSKTKPYGCGVKY; encoded by the coding sequence ATGAAGAAGATCCTGATCTCATTTCTCATTTGTGTAAATTCATTTGCAATTTCTCCCGGAGATATTGCCATCAACTTTAAATTACAAGGACAAGATGGAAAAATGGTAGAGCTATACAAGCTTCCAAAGCCTGTAATTTTAGAGTGGTATAACGAAGGGTGCCCATTTGTTAGGAAGCACTACGATTCAAATAATATGCAAGAAACACAAAAGTTTTTTAAAGAACAAACAGGTGGAACTTGGGTTTCAATTGCATCTTCTAATAAAGGAAAGCAGGGGTATATTGAATCAAGCTCTGTAGCTAAGAGTAAATTAAGAGAAGAAAACTCTAAAGCTGATTACCTTCTTTTAGATACGGATGGGAAAGTGGGACAACTCTTTGAAGCTAAGACTACTCCGCAGATTGTTTATGTCGGTAAGGATAATGTCATTAAGTATTATGGAGCAATTGATAGCATTCCTAGTTCGTCGACGAGTGATATAAAGTCGGCAACTAATTATGTTAAAGAGACTGTGAAGTCTATAAAGGCCAATGAGAAGGTTAAAGTATCGAAGACTAAGCCGTATGGTTGTGGTGTAAAGTACTAA
- a CDS encoding SH3 domain-containing protein, with protein MKLKLLLLFLLLFRSGLTLATCTIKYKSHLRGGPSTSSSIVYSLPKFSPLQIVESRDQWFKVRGFKFEGWIFHSLIDQNLNCMTLKETRDPYCAFKKNQTNRPIVYTEGFKVLKKEIGCNLVIDKYGKRMWLSNTNIWPESESMRIIIN; from the coding sequence ATGAAACTAAAGCTACTTCTCCTTTTTCTATTACTATTTAGAAGTGGGCTAACTCTTGCGACCTGTACCATAAAGTATAAGAGTCACTTACGTGGAGGACCCTCAACAAGTTCATCAATAGTTTATTCTCTTCCAAAGTTCTCTCCGCTTCAAATAGTTGAGTCTCGTGACCAGTGGTTTAAAGTAAGAGGTTTTAAATTTGAGGGATGGATTTTTCATAGCCTTATTGATCAAAATCTCAACTGTATGACTTTAAAGGAAACAAGAGACCCTTATTGTGCCTTCAAAAAGAATCAAACCAATAGACCAATAGTCTATACTGAAGGATTTAAAGTTTTAAAAAAAGAAATCGGATGTAATCTAGTGATCGATAAATATGGAAAGAGGATGTGGCTTAGTAATACAAATATTTGGCCAGAGTCAGAGTCTATGAGAATAATTATAAACTAG
- a CDS encoding PqqD family protein — protein MFLKRGRFNKEQTVNKSKPILMTPEGKSFQVTYMSAFIWEELDGKTSISDVSKKIENTSKINKPELSNIVESIILQLRDVGLVSQIN, from the coding sequence ATGTTTTTAAAAAGAGGAAGATTTAATAAAGAGCAAACCGTTAATAAATCAAAGCCAATTCTAATGACGCCCGAAGGAAAATCTTTTCAGGTAACTTATATGTCGGCCTTTATTTGGGAAGAGCTAGATGGTAAGACATCTATTTCTGATGTTTCTAAGAAAATAGAAAATACAAGTAAGATCAACAAACCAGAATTATCCAATATTGTAGAAAGTATAATTCTACAACTTAGAGATGTTGGACTTGTGAGCCAGATCAACTAA
- the ablB gene encoding putative beta-lysine N-acetyltransferase produces MNYDQLEKVSGTLSQHGKYNDRLYIMKFQGPCDVREALSDVERIAKTNKYGKIFAKVSTPFAKFFGGEDYELEAKVPNLFNGKSDGYFFSKYLNKKRKIVDRESIDSVVEIATQKKSESSIETQDYKVEELSKSDVKGIINVYKSVFTTYPFPIFDQTYVEESMDNNVRIFGIKVDSKVVAVSSCEIDFDAQNVEMTDFATLPEFRGKGLASKLLSIMDLKMRVEGIKTAYTIARSKSFGMNITFSRSDYSYAGTLKNNTNISGSIESMNVWYKRLSF; encoded by the coding sequence ATGAACTATGACCAGCTTGAGAAAGTTAGTGGAACTCTCTCCCAGCATGGAAAGTATAATGATCGGCTTTACATAATGAAGTTTCAAGGTCCTTGCGATGTTAGAGAAGCTTTGAGTGATGTAGAGCGAATTGCTAAGACAAATAAATACGGAAAAATTTTTGCGAAGGTTTCAACTCCATTTGCCAAGTTCTTTGGTGGAGAAGATTACGAGCTCGAAGCAAAAGTTCCAAATTTATTTAACGGCAAGAGCGATGGTTACTTCTTTTCAAAATATTTAAATAAAAAAAGAAAGATAGTTGATAGAGAATCGATTGATTCTGTTGTTGAGATCGCGACACAGAAGAAGAGTGAATCTTCAATTGAAACTCAAGACTATAAGGTCGAAGAGCTTTCTAAGAGTGATGTAAAAGGCATTATTAATGTTTATAAATCAGTTTTTACTACTTACCCCTTTCCAATTTTCGATCAAACTTACGTAGAAGAGTCGATGGATAATAATGTGAGAATCTTTGGGATAAAAGTTGATAGTAAAGTTGTTGCCGTTTCTTCATGTGAAATTGATTTTGATGCTCAGAATGTAGAGATGACGGACTTCGCAACACTTCCTGAGTTTAGAGGGAAGGGACTTGCTAGTAAGCTCTTGTCTATAATGGATTTAAAAATGCGCGTTGAGGGTATTAAAACTGCCTACACAATTGCTAGGTCAAAGTCATTTGGAATGAATATCACATTTTCTAGAAGTGATTACTCTTATGCCGGAACATTAAAAAATAATACAAATATCTCCGGAAGTATTGAGAGTATGAACGTTTGGTATAAAAGACTAAGTTTCTAA
- a CDS encoding sodium/proline symporter → MVVYSFLFFLLLFVLIGVSSTFKSKKNSSDYLMAGQDIKPWLAALSAVATNNSGYMFIGMIGYTYTSGLQSIWLMVGWIFGDYIISNFVHKKLRVQSEKKEMLSFGGVLSRWQGGEFKKLRVVVGLITVIFLGVYAAAQFKAGSKALHVLFGWEYSTGAIIGSFIVFAYCLSGGLRASIWTDAAQSIVMIFAMALLFFVGVSDSGGFSTYFSSLDAVGPGYLSVIPTGLAIDNSFGVFLFIIGWIFGGFGIIGQPHIMIRFMTINNAESMNKTRAYYYAWYIAFYALTIGVGLTARLILPEASNFDAELALPLMSQALLPQVLIGVVLAGIFSATMSTADSQILSCSAAFTMDIFPKGKGNLWLTKLTTAFVTIMALLIALYGSKNVFELVLISWSVLSAAFGPLLFLYAIGKKVSEFTGISMIVIGVAVTLIWRQLGLAGTMFEVAPGMVAGIVTYFVLFRTKLNLIKES, encoded by the coding sequence ATGGTGGTCTATAGTTTTCTATTCTTCTTACTTCTCTTTGTATTAATTGGAGTTTCTTCAACCTTTAAAAGTAAAAAGAATAGTTCAGACTATCTAATGGCAGGACAAGATATTAAACCATGGCTAGCAGCTCTTTCGGCCGTCGCAACTAATAATAGTGGTTACATGTTTATTGGGATGATTGGTTATACCTATACCAGTGGCTTGCAATCTATTTGGTTGATGGTCGGCTGGATTTTTGGCGACTATATTATTAGTAATTTTGTTCATAAGAAATTAAGAGTGCAATCTGAGAAGAAGGAAATGTTAAGTTTTGGTGGAGTTCTTTCTCGTTGGCAAGGTGGAGAGTTTAAAAAACTTAGAGTTGTTGTTGGTTTAATCACTGTTATTTTTCTTGGAGTTTATGCCGCTGCTCAATTTAAGGCCGGAAGTAAGGCCCTTCATGTACTCTTTGGATGGGAGTATAGTACTGGCGCGATCATTGGAAGTTTTATCGTCTTTGCATACTGTTTATCAGGAGGGCTTAGGGCATCTATTTGGACAGATGCTGCTCAGTCAATTGTGATGATTTTTGCTATGGCACTACTTTTCTTTGTAGGAGTAAGTGACTCTGGCGGTTTTTCAACATATTTCTCAAGTTTAGATGCTGTTGGACCTGGATACCTAAGTGTTATACCAACAGGACTTGCTATTGATAACTCCTTTGGTGTTTTCCTCTTTATTATTGGCTGGATTTTTGGTGGTTTTGGTATCATTGGACAGCCACACATTATGATTAGATTTATGACAATTAATAATGCTGAAAGTATGAATAAAACTAGAGCTTATTACTATGCTTGGTATATTGCATTCTATGCTCTTACAATCGGTGTAGGTCTAACAGCGAGATTAATTCTTCCTGAAGCTTCAAATTTCGATGCTGAGCTTGCTCTTCCTTTAATGAGTCAAGCACTTCTTCCACAAGTTCTTATTGGTGTTGTTCTCGCAGGAATCTTCTCTGCAACAATGTCTACTGCAGACTCTCAGATTCTAAGTTGTTCGGCAGCTTTTACAATGGACATTTTTCCAAAAGGAAAAGGAAACCTTTGGTTAACAAAGTTAACAACAGCATTTGTTACAATTATGGCACTGCTGATAGCACTTTATGGAAGTAAGAATGTCTTTGAATTAGTTCTTATTTCTTGGTCAGTACTTTCTGCTGCATTTGGACCACTGCTCTTCTTATATGCGATTGGAAAAAAAGTTTCAGAATTTACAGGAATTTCAATGATTGTTATTGGTGTTGCAGTAACTTTAATTTGGAGACAACTAGGTCTTGCTGGTACAATGTTTGAAGTTGCTCCAGGAATGGTGGCAGGGATTGTAACTTACTTTGTTTTATTTAGAACAAAACTGAACCTTATTAAGGAAAGCTAA
- a CDS encoding mechanosensitive ion channel domain-containing protein, with amino-acid sequence MFPALTTYSYPIGVSIAFILIYFYFRLIIKKAEKVKLKNIKKREIHGAVETDSPVENDEKDIKEKGIHAIEDRFSFISKALPLALFGIWSLVVFIPYLGSIPSVYISIIAAVLSVIAGVSLRPFLENLFSGVVISFFKFIKIGDTVIIDGHYGLIEEIGLTYSIVKKWDWNRVVIPNAKLIQKEIQNLTINDQYIWAYIEFFVSPETDLEKLEAWAKECPLKSKYFANTEEPTFWVMELEKDSIKCWVAAWADNPSDAWELRNDMRTNLLKKLQQERVSFHLNHWKTNLV; translated from the coding sequence ATGTTTCCAGCTCTCACGACATACTCATACCCAATTGGTGTGAGTATTGCTTTTATTCTTATTTATTTTTACTTTCGTCTTATTATTAAAAAAGCAGAGAAAGTTAAATTAAAGAATATAAAAAAGAGAGAAATCCATGGCGCCGTTGAAACTGATTCTCCAGTAGAGAACGATGAAAAAGATATAAAGGAAAAAGGTATTCATGCAATTGAAGACCGCTTTTCTTTCATCAGTAAGGCATTGCCATTGGCTCTATTTGGAATTTGGTCTCTGGTTGTCTTTATTCCATATCTTGGAAGTATTCCTTCTGTATATATTTCTATCATCGCTGCAGTTCTCTCTGTTATTGCAGGTGTTTCACTTAGGCCATTTTTAGAAAACCTATTTTCAGGGGTAGTAATATCTTTTTTTAAGTTTATTAAGATTGGAGATACTGTCATCATTGATGGACACTACGGTTTAATCGAGGAGATAGGTTTAACTTATTCAATCGTTAAGAAGTGGGACTGGAATAGAGTCGTAATTCCAAATGCGAAATTAATTCAAAAAGAAATTCAAAATCTTACTATTAATGATCAATATATCTGGGCCTATATCGAGTTCTTTGTATCTCCTGAAACAGACTTAGAAAAATTAGAAGCTTGGGCCAAAGAATGCCCTCTTAAGTCTAAGTACTTTGCCAACACTGAAGAACCAACATTTTGGGTGATGGAGCTAGAGAAGGATTCTATTAAGTGTTGGGTTGCTGCCTGGGCAGATAATCCAAGCGATGCTTGGGAACTTCGAAATGATATGAGAACAAATTTACTGAAGAAGCTTCAGCAGGAAAGGGTGAGTTTCCATTTGAACCATTGGAAAACTAACCTAGTTTAA
- a CDS encoding LysR family transcriptional regulator, translating into MHKLKDINWNHLYCFYEVAKAQSLKKGAKTIGTASSTLSEQLKKLEEKFNKKLFVRSPKGLSLTTDGAQLFDKTRVIFEEGSKILEHFSDDVVGGYPVNVGIEETITYDLACEFSSQYWDLYTPYGTVNTIRQSEQDVLIENLIQGNIDWGISLRKPKRKSLDYQEIGSFEVVFCCSLDLYNKFKSEKDILVNIPFAENSWDKSLNQTIYQYLRKKGIIPKEKILSDHSDFVKKLCDRGRCVMFIPKNPLEEYPGLKTFQLDEPIKVSLYAIWKKSDEGLISIRKLKDLIQTKLSYVPERYEDVDLQIEVSEVSDDLLK; encoded by the coding sequence ATGCATAAATTAAAAGATATTAACTGGAATCACTTATATTGCTTTTATGAAGTTGCTAAGGCCCAGTCTCTAAAGAAAGGGGCCAAGACTATTGGTACGGCTTCCTCAACTTTGAGTGAGCAGTTAAAGAAGTTAGAAGAGAAATTTAATAAGAAGTTATTCGTTAGAAGTCCTAAGGGTTTGTCTCTTACAACAGATGGCGCTCAATTATTTGATAAGACGAGAGTGATCTTTGAAGAAGGAAGTAAAATTCTTGAACACTTTTCAGATGATGTAGTTGGTGGATATCCAGTGAATGTTGGTATCGAAGAGACAATTACTTACGACTTAGCTTGTGAATTCTCCTCTCAGTATTGGGATTTATACACTCCTTATGGAACTGTTAATACGATCAGACAGTCTGAGCAAGATGTTCTGATTGAAAATTTAATCCAAGGAAATATTGATTGGGGAATTTCTCTAAGGAAGCCTAAAAGAAAGAGTTTGGACTACCAAGAGATAGGATCTTTTGAGGTTGTTTTTTGTTGTTCTTTAGATCTCTATAATAAGTTTAAGAGTGAAAAAGATATTCTTGTAAATATTCCTTTTGCTGAAAATAGCTGGGATAAGAGCTTGAACCAGACGATTTATCAGTACCTAAGAAAGAAGGGGATTATACCAAAGGAGAAAATCCTAAGTGATCACTCTGACTTTGTTAAGAAACTCTGTGACCGTGGTCGATGTGTGATGTTTATTCCAAAAAACCCTCTTGAAGAGTATCCAGGATTAAAGACCTTTCAATTAGATGAACCTATAAAAGTTTCTCTCTATGCTATTTGGAAGAAGAGTGATGAGGGATTAATTTCGATTAGAAAGTTGAAAGATTTAATTCAGACAAAACTCTCTTATGTTCCAGAGAGATATGAAGATGTTGATTTACAGATTGAAGTTTCTGAAGTTTCTGATGACTTGTTAAAGTAG
- a CDS encoding PqqD family protein yields the protein MISQIEKIYPVKQGRIAKDKNENFMLLNAEGKAFSTNAAILLIWELCSGNSSIKDLCKEIKANSKSSSGDLTEKVSQIIEKLSKAKLVELKEMEH from the coding sequence GTGATATCTCAAATAGAAAAAATCTACCCAGTTAAACAAGGAAGAATTGCCAAAGACAAAAATGAGAACTTTATGCTCTTAAATGCTGAAGGCAAAGCCTTTTCAACTAATGCGGCGATACTTTTAATTTGGGAACTATGCTCGGGAAATTCTTCTATAAAAGACTTATGTAAAGAAATAAAAGCAAATTCAAAAAGTAGCTCAGGAGACCTTACAGAAAAAGTCTCCCAAATTATTGAAAAATTATCTAAAGCAAAGCTTGTTGAACTAAAGGAAATGGAGCACTAA
- a CDS encoding cation:proton antiporter: protein MNISISNDLEYLAIFSLVLILPKLLLRFRLPSGITALIIGIIYSTIDPTIQDDRLFRFLSQIGITSLFLFAGLEVDFAELKSDGKYLSKYIAKSLFIILIMILSLSYYFELSYPSATILALGIFTPSAGFIMNSMHSFNMGEDQEYWVKSKAISKELMSVVLLFIALQGDDIKSMLVSLAFFAGLFAFLPLIFKLYFKFISPYAPNSEIPFLVVLSLTAGVVSKELGTYYLVGAFIVGLIGSRFKHKIFKDDEKMLFSALAGFFNVFLPFYFFQAGLKISVGEVTLDSFTLGLIFIVIFVPLRLILTSSSLKYVLKEFIKKPYQISLSLMPTLIFGLVAAGALRAKGEVDNKLIYALIFYTLISSLLPSIFFSLTRKGEKA from the coding sequence ATGAATATTTCAATATCTAATGATTTAGAGTACCTAGCGATTTTTTCGCTGGTACTAATTTTACCAAAGTTACTTTTAAGATTTCGTCTTCCTTCGGGAATAACTGCCCTTATAATCGGGATTATATATTCAACGATTGATCCAACAATCCAAGATGATAGACTGTTTCGATTTCTATCACAAATAGGGATTACCTCTCTCTTTCTCTTTGCAGGATTAGAAGTGGACTTTGCTGAGCTCAAAAGTGATGGAAAATATCTATCAAAGTATATTGCTAAGTCTTTATTTATAATTTTAATTATGATTCTAAGTTTAAGCTATTACTTCGAATTGTCTTACCCAAGTGCGACTATTTTAGCTCTTGGGATCTTTACTCCATCTGCTGGATTTATAATGAACTCGATGCATTCATTCAATATGGGAGAGGATCAGGAGTATTGGGTAAAATCTAAGGCCATAAGTAAAGAGCTTATGTCTGTGGTTCTTCTATTTATTGCGCTTCAGGGAGATGATATAAAATCTATGCTTGTATCCCTCGCTTTCTTTGCCGGACTCTTTGCTTTCTTACCTTTAATATTTAAGTTGTACTTTAAGTTTATTTCTCCTTATGCACCAAATTCTGAAATACCATTTCTTGTTGTTCTCTCTCTTACGGCGGGGGTCGTTTCAAAAGAGCTTGGAACTTATTACTTAGTGGGGGCTTTTATAGTAGGACTTATTGGTTCAAGATTTAAACATAAAATTTTTAAAGATGATGAGAAAATGCTCTTTAGTGCACTTGCTGGCTTCTTTAATGTCTTCTTGCCGTTCTATTTCTTTCAAGCTGGATTAAAGATTTCAGTAGGGGAAGTGACGCTAGACTCATTTACACTCGGATTAATTTTCATCGTGATTTTTGTTCCTCTTAGACTTATTCTAACGAGCTCAAGTCTTAAATATGTTTTAAAAGAGTTTATTAAGAAGCCTTATCAAATCTCTCTCTCGCTGATGCCAACTTTGATCTTTGGGCTCGTTGCCGCAGGAGCTTTAAGGGCCAAGGGAGAGGTTGATAATAAGCTTATTTATGCTCTAATTTTCTATACATTGATATCAAGTTTACTTCCTTCGATCTTCTTTTCTCTTACTCGAAAAGGAGAAAAAGCATAG
- a CDS encoding RNA-binding protein — protein sequence MGRKLYVGNLPFSATEDTLLETFSACGTVDSAKLITDRDTGRSKGFAFVEMSSDEEAQEAISKFDGNDLDGRPLRVNEAKPKEPRSGGFGGGRY from the coding sequence ATGGGTAGAAAATTGTATGTAGGAAACCTTCCTTTTTCAGCAACAGAAGACACACTTCTAGAAACTTTTTCAGCGTGTGGAACAGTTGATTCAGCAAAGCTAATCACTGACAGAGACACTGGAAGAAGTAAAGGTTTTGCATTTGTTGAGATGTCTTCAGATGAAGAAGCTCAAGAAGCTATTTCAAAATTTGATGGAAATGACTTAGACGGTCGTCCATTAAGAGTTAATGAAGCGAAGCCAAAAGAGCCAAGAAGTGGTGGTTTTGGTGGTGGACGTTACTAG
- a CDS encoding DUF2391 family protein produces MTKDFFKTEIKQVGGYLKEVVTFFDSSGKPISHVINPLMVELRPRDITQIFVGALLVSSPLCFTEEVWTLSINLKNENVMYLAISSIVTVLLFVYYNFYRDKLRGNVIEFIKRIVAIYTISILSVILVLFLIDKFPIMTTPYIAIKRVIIIGFPSIFGAVITDSLK; encoded by the coding sequence ATGACAAAAGATTTTTTCAAAACTGAAATTAAGCAAGTTGGTGGTTATTTAAAAGAAGTCGTTACTTTCTTTGACTCTTCTGGAAAGCCTATAAGTCATGTGATTAATCCTTTGATGGTTGAACTTAGGCCAAGAGATATCACTCAAATATTTGTAGGTGCACTTCTTGTCTCTTCTCCTCTTTGCTTTACAGAAGAAGTCTGGACTTTAAGTATTAACCTTAAGAATGAAAATGTTATGTACCTTGCCATCTCATCGATCGTAACGGTACTTCTCTTTGTTTACTATAACTTCTATAGGGATAAGCTTAGAGGTAATGTCATTGAATTTATCAAGCGTATTGTCGCGATTTATACCATCTCTATATTGAGTGTTATTTTAGTCCTCTTCTTAATTGATAAATTTCCTATAATGACGACACCATATATTGCTATTAAGCGAGTCATTATAATAGGGTTTCCATCTATTTTCGGTGCGGTGATCACAGACTCTTTAAAGTAG
- a CDS encoding ABC transporter ATP-binding protein produces the protein MTYLSTVNLKIGYENSLSSPINFKLPVGEIIQVKGANGSGKSTLLKTLLGEIPSLGGEINWLISNKEISYLPQAGMNSHNFNFTLKEFLETYDVEQEIKQYLNPELANRLWVNSSGGERQLALILTRISKRTKVLILDEPLNHLDIKSRKLIEDLISELMKKRSNLSIIIVSHLEINLPKKELEL, from the coding sequence ATGACTTACCTCTCCACAGTAAATTTAAAAATTGGATACGAGAATTCTCTTAGTTCTCCAATTAATTTTAAACTACCTGTGGGGGAAATTATCCAAGTAAAAGGAGCCAATGGTTCAGGAAAAAGTACTCTCCTAAAAACCCTTCTAGGAGAGATTCCTTCTCTTGGGGGGGAAATTAACTGGCTAATTTCAAATAAAGAAATCTCCTACCTCCCTCAAGCTGGTATGAATTCTCATAATTTCAATTTCACTCTCAAAGAATTTCTGGAGACCTATGATGTTGAACAAGAAATTAAGCAGTATTTAAATCCAGAGCTTGCCAATAGACTCTGGGTTAATTCAAGTGGTGGAGAGAGGCAATTGGCCCTTATACTGACTCGTATTTCAAAGAGGACTAAAGTACTTATACTTGATGAACCTCTCAATCACTTAGATATAAAATCTAGAAAATTAATTGAAGACCTAATTAGTGAGTTGATGAAAAAAAGAAGTAATCTTTCAATTATTATTGTCTCTCACTTAGAAATTAATCTTCCTAAAAAAGAATTGGAATTATAA
- a CDS encoding metal ABC transporter substrate-binding protein, with amino-acid sequence MYSNLKVLLAFLIMGTSLAKLNIVTTTTDIAWLAARIGKENVQVNSLLSGPENPHFVEALPSFIHKVASADIFCVVGLELESAWASKVQKRSGNSRIQVGGKGYCDASKEVEVLDKLEVAVDRSMGDVHSAGNPHYHLAPSYLIMAGKSILNSLIENDPNNKSVYKENFSKLALELSSLKESEIKKLSLRSNLKFMEYHKEFTYFLKDYQLSNAGSIEEISGVPPSAARILKVINIIKKEKVNIILATDSAPEKVLKKLVETTGVKIIKSPLSLIDYLSKDAYKKMQDGLIDQILEVK; translated from the coding sequence ATGTATTCTAATCTAAAAGTTTTACTCGCATTTCTTATAATGGGAACTTCACTAGCCAAGCTCAATATCGTCACGACAACGACAGATATTGCTTGGCTAGCGGCAAGAATTGGAAAAGAGAATGTTCAAGTAAATTCCCTTCTCTCTGGACCGGAAAACCCTCACTTTGTTGAAGCTCTTCCAAGCTTTATCCACAAGGTTGCCTCAGCTGATATCTTCTGCGTTGTCGGACTTGAATTAGAAAGTGCTTGGGCCTCTAAAGTTCAAAAACGTTCCGGGAATAGTCGTATTCAAGTTGGAGGCAAGGGTTACTGTGATGCAAGTAAAGAAGTTGAAGTCCTAGATAAACTTGAAGTTGCAGTTGATAGATCTATGGGAGATGTCCACTCAGCAGGCAATCCTCATTATCACTTAGCTCCAAGCTACTTAATCATGGCAGGAAAGTCTATCCTCAACTCTCTTATAGAGAATGATCCAAATAATAAGAGTGTTTATAAAGAAAATTTTTCAAAGCTAGCTCTTGAACTCTCAAGCTTAAAAGAAAGTGAAATTAAGAAATTAAGCCTTAGAAGCAATTTAAAATTTATGGAATACCATAAAGAATTCACTTATTTCTTAAAAGATTATCAATTAAGTAATGCAGGTAGTATTGAAGAGATTTCAGGAGTTCCTCCTTCTGCTGCAAGAATTTTAAAAGTAATTAATATAATTAAAAAAGAGAAAGTTAATATTATCCTGGCAACAGATAGTGCTCCGGAGAAAGTATTAAAGAAATTAGTCGAAACAACAGGGGTTAAGATTATAAAATCTCCTCTAAGTCTAATTGATTATCTAAGTAAAGATGCCTACAAGAAGATGCAAGATGGTCTCATTGACCAAATACTGGAAGTTAAATGA
- a CDS encoding carbonic anhydrase, which yields MDIKQIFKNNESWIKDKLAIDKDFFKNLSKDQRPEILYIGCSDSRVTAEELMGIQPGEAFVHRNIANMVSNIDLNVQTVLNYAVNQLEVQHIVVCGHYGCGGIKAAMESKDLGILNPWLRNIRDVYRLHKTTLNAIESEPERYKKLVELNVQEQCINLIKTACVQQASNSRDIKVHGWVFDMKTGKLVDLEINFEEILKGIMEIYHLD from the coding sequence ATGGATATAAAACAAATATTTAAAAATAATGAATCTTGGATAAAAGATAAACTGGCAATTGATAAAGATTTCTTTAAAAATCTTAGTAAAGATCAAAGACCAGAGATTCTCTACATTGGATGTTCAGATAGTAGAGTTACTGCTGAAGAACTTATGGGAATTCAGCCTGGAGAGGCTTTTGTTCACAGAAATATTGCCAATATGGTCAGCAATATTGATCTAAATGTTCAAACAGTTCTAAACTACGCCGTTAACCAACTTGAGGTTCAGCATATAGTTGTCTGTGGTCACTACGGATGTGGTGGAATCAAAGCGGCTATGGAAAGTAAGGACCTTGGAATTCTAAATCCATGGCTTAGAAATATTCGAGATGTCTACCGTCTCCACAAAACAACTCTCAATGCAATTGAAAGTGAACCTGAGCGCTATAAGAAGTTAGTAGAACTCAACGTGCAAGAACAATGTATTAACCTAATCAAAACAGCTTGTGTTCAACAAGCATCCAATTCTCGTGACATAAAAGTGCACGGATGGGTCTTTGATATGAAAACAGGAAAGCTTGTGGACTTAGAGATTAACTTTGAAGAAATCCTAAAAGGCATAATGGAAATTTACCATTTGGATTAG